In Saccharicrinis fermentans DSM 9555 = JCM 21142, a genomic segment contains:
- a CDS encoding histidinol-phosphatase — protein sequence MGWTNYHGHCNYCDGNGQIEAYIQQAIKYKMKAIGISSHAPVPFECFWTMKANELGNYLNEIAKLKFKYQSEINVLTGLEIDYIPHITGPDADFLKSINLDYKIGSIHFVDHFDNGTPWAVDGSFYDFKDGLDKIFKGDVKALVQRFFQLSREMIRTQHFDIIGHFDKIKMHNVTAPQFDENDDWYLKEIDDTLNCIAQKNIIVEINTKSYERNGLLFPGVEIFPLLLEKGIPVTINSDAHYPEKLEVGYAFVAEALSAVGFKVLKEWVNGAWCDVEFNKQGLLW from the coding sequence GTGATGGTAACGGGCAAATAGAAGCATATATTCAGCAGGCTATCAAATACAAAATGAAAGCCATTGGTATATCATCGCATGCTCCTGTTCCTTTTGAGTGCTTTTGGACAATGAAGGCCAATGAGCTGGGTAATTATTTGAACGAAATAGCGAAACTAAAGTTTAAGTATCAGTCAGAAATAAATGTTTTAACTGGTCTTGAAATAGATTATATACCGCACATTACTGGACCGGATGCTGACTTTTTAAAAAGTATTAACCTGGATTATAAAATTGGCTCAATTCATTTTGTCGATCATTTTGACAATGGTACACCCTGGGCCGTGGATGGTAGTTTTTACGATTTTAAGGATGGACTAGATAAGATATTTAAAGGGGACGTTAAGGCACTTGTGCAACGTTTTTTTCAGCTGAGTAGAGAAATGATTCGAACGCAACATTTTGATATAATTGGACATTTCGATAAAATTAAAATGCACAATGTTACAGCGCCTCAATTTGATGAAAATGATGACTGGTATTTGAAGGAGATAGATGATACTTTGAATTGTATTGCTCAAAAGAATATCATCGTTGAAATCAATACCAAATCATACGAGCGTAATGGCTTATTATTTCCTGGAGTGGAAATCTTTCCTTTGCTATTGGAGAAAGGAATACCTGTTACCATTAATAGTGATGCTCACTATCCCGAAAAATTAGAGGTGGGGTATGCATTTGTGGCCGAAGCACTGAGTGCCGTTGGTTTTAAAGTTTTGAAAGAATGGGTCAATGGAGCGTGGTGTGATGTTGAATTTAATAAACAGGGATTACTATGGTAA
- a CDS encoding GNAT family N-acetyltransferase, producing the protein MVNEFKPFELVKVDLSVKEHQCALLHLMNDYMLDDMGLNTSLSEELGHRIIKGLSVQSNYLGFLLKDANQYLGLANCFVGFSTFKAQPLINIHDFIISPHCRRKGAGKALLNLISQYGSQYNYCKITLEVRYDNVKAQNLYKKIGFKECNPPMHFWQKEIQN; encoded by the coding sequence ATGGTAAATGAATTTAAACCTTTTGAACTGGTTAAGGTCGACTTAAGTGTGAAAGAACATCAATGTGCTTTGTTGCATTTAATGAATGACTATATGTTGGATGATATGGGATTAAATACCTCATTATCGGAAGAGTTAGGGCATCGGATAATCAAGGGCTTAAGTGTGCAAAGTAATTATCTTGGTTTTTTGCTGAAAGATGCGAACCAATATTTGGGCTTGGCTAACTGTTTCGTCGGATTCTCTACTTTTAAGGCACAGCCTTTAATCAATATCCATGATTTTATTATATCGCCTCATTGCAGAAGGAAGGGAGCAGGAAAAGCGCTGCTAAATTTGATCTCTCAATACGGTAGCCAATATAACTATTGTAAGATTACACTTGAGGTTCGCTATGATAATGTGAAAGCACAAAACCTTTATAAAAAAATAGGTTTTAAAGAATGCAATCCTCCTATGCATTTTTGGCAAAAAGAAATCCAAAATTAA
- a CDS encoding M23 family metallopeptidase: MAKNKYIFDPESLTYIAVDVSLKARAKKFLPYVLAGGFVGIVAYLVMALGGYSTPKEKLQAQQIKSMKSKYELLYNRMDEVNATLEHLAAMDDSLYRTMLGENALNKEVRQAGVGGTDKYKDMEHVGTPEEVITSFKQLDALVAKMNVQEGSYRELFKKSLVNKDRLQHLPAIIPVANWDLKRIGSGFSPRRYHPILKRWRAHEGVDFVANTGTDIYASADGKVITVRFSNSFGRMVEIDHGYGILTLYAHMSQQLVKKGQLVKRGEVIGKVGSTGLSGGAHLHYEVHVNGKEVDPVKYFFSDLTPDEYKAVVAQAQSVVNTME; this comes from the coding sequence ATGGCTAAGAATAAGTACATATTTGACCCAGAGTCCTTGACTTACATTGCTGTTGATGTTTCGTTGAAGGCCAGAGCAAAGAAATTTTTACCTTATGTGTTGGCAGGTGGTTTTGTGGGCATAGTTGCTTATTTGGTAATGGCTCTTGGAGGCTATTCAACGCCAAAAGAAAAATTGCAGGCACAGCAGATTAAAAGTATGAAGAGTAAGTATGAGCTCTTATATAACAGGATGGATGAAGTGAATGCCACATTAGAGCATCTGGCTGCTATGGATGACAGTTTGTATAGAACAATGCTTGGTGAGAATGCTTTAAATAAGGAGGTTAGACAAGCTGGTGTTGGAGGTACTGATAAGTATAAGGATATGGAGCATGTCGGGACTCCGGAAGAGGTGATTACTTCTTTTAAACAGTTAGATGCATTGGTGGCCAAAATGAATGTGCAGGAGGGATCTTATAGAGAGCTTTTTAAAAAGAGTCTGGTAAACAAAGATCGCTTACAACATTTACCTGCGATAATACCTGTGGCAAACTGGGATTTGAAAAGAATTGGCTCAGGATTCTCTCCGCGTAGATATCATCCGATTTTAAAAAGATGGAGAGCACATGAGGGGGTTGATTTCGTGGCTAATACAGGAACAGATATTTATGCATCAGCTGATGGTAAAGTTATCACTGTTCGTTTTTCAAATAGCTTTGGTAGAATGGTGGAAATAGATCATGGCTATGGTATATTGACTTTATATGCACACATGAGTCAACAATTGGTCAAAAAAGGACAGCTGGTTAAAAGGGGTGAGGTGATCGGTAAAGTTGGAAGTACAGGATTGTCGGGAGGTGCTCATTTACATTATGAGGTGCATGTGAATGGGAAGGAAGTAGATCCTGTAAAATACTTTTTTAGTGATTTAACACCTGATGAGTACAAAGCGGTGGTTGCTCAGGCACAAAGTGTTGTTAATACGATGGAATAA
- the trpB gene encoding tryptophan synthase subunit beta produces MKNIDRSLLQASVMPDVNGYFGEYGGRFVPPMLEPLMQEIAEAYEQIKDDPVFIEELQYLQKHYTGRPSPLFHAKNLSNKLGGAQIFLKREDLNHTGAHKINHCLGEALLAKKMGKKKIIAETGAGQHGVALATAAALVGLDCDIYMGEVDIAKEHPNVVRMGILGARVIPATHGLKTLKEAVDAAFEAYLKDPVNQLYAIGSVVGPHPFPMMVRDFQSIVGREAKEQMLEMEGKLPDNLIACVGGGSNSIGLFSPFLEDLDVNIYGVEPAGTSFKTGDHAATLTLGKPGMIHGFKCYLLQDENGEPAAVNTVASGLDYPGVGPQHSYLKDIKRVTYESITDHEAIEAFFELSRTEGIIPALESAHAVAYAVKLAPKLGKEKTILVNLSGRGDKDVDYVVEKYGKEYGL; encoded by the coding sequence ATGAAAAATATTGACAGATCATTGCTGCAAGCCTCAGTAATGCCTGATGTAAATGGCTACTTTGGTGAGTATGGAGGTCGTTTTGTTCCCCCTATGCTAGAGCCACTTATGCAGGAGATTGCAGAAGCTTACGAACAGATTAAAGACGACCCTGTTTTTATCGAGGAATTACAATATTTACAAAAACATTATACCGGCCGCCCATCTCCGTTATTTCACGCTAAAAACCTATCCAACAAATTAGGAGGGGCACAAATCTTTCTTAAAAGAGAAGACCTCAATCATACCGGAGCACATAAAATCAATCACTGTCTTGGCGAAGCCCTTTTAGCCAAAAAAATGGGCAAGAAAAAAATTATTGCTGAAACAGGTGCTGGTCAGCATGGAGTTGCTTTAGCCACTGCAGCAGCCCTTGTTGGTTTGGATTGTGATATTTATATGGGGGAGGTAGATATTGCAAAAGAACATCCCAATGTGGTCCGAATGGGCATATTGGGTGCGCGTGTGATACCTGCAACACACGGCTTAAAGACATTAAAAGAAGCAGTGGATGCTGCTTTTGAAGCCTACCTAAAAGATCCCGTTAATCAGTTGTATGCCATTGGATCGGTGGTAGGACCCCATCCTTTTCCTATGATGGTTCGTGATTTTCAGTCGATAGTAGGAAGAGAAGCGAAGGAACAGATGTTGGAAATGGAAGGTAAATTGCCCGATAATTTGATCGCTTGTGTAGGCGGTGGCTCAAATTCCATCGGTCTTTTTTCTCCTTTTCTCGAAGACCTGGATGTAAATATTTATGGGGTAGAGCCAGCCGGTACTAGCTTTAAGACTGGCGATCATGCCGCTACCTTAACCTTGGGTAAGCCAGGTATGATTCATGGTTTTAAGTGTTACCTATTGCAAGATGAGAATGGAGAGCCTGCCGCTGTGAATACAGTAGCCAGTGGATTGGATTATCCCGGTGTCGGTCCGCAGCATAGTTATTTGAAAGACATCAAGCGTGTTACCTACGAAAGTATTACAGATCATGAGGCTATAGAGGCATTTTTTGAGTTGTCGAGAACTGAAGGTATCATACCTGCATTGGAAAGTGCTCATGCAGTGGCGTACGCCGTTAAATTGGCACCTAAATTAGGTAAAGAGAAAACCATATTGGTAAATCTATCAGGAAGGGGTGATAAGGATGTTGATTATGTGGTGGAAAAATATGGCAAGGAATATGGACTGTAA
- a CDS encoding glutathione peroxidase produces MSIISLGMNAQTSFYDFKVKTLEGEDFSLSQLKGKKVLVVNTASKCGLTGQYEQLEAIYKKYGGDDFVIIGFPANNFMKQEPGSAEEIRSFCTKKYGVTFPMMAKVSVKGEDMAPIYQWLTQKKRNGVEDSGVKWNFQKYLIDEKGKLVKVLSPRTSPDDQEIIKWIEGKS; encoded by the coding sequence ATGTCTATTATATCACTTGGGATGAATGCCCAGACTTCTTTTTATGATTTTAAAGTAAAAACACTGGAAGGAGAAGATTTTTCTTTGTCTCAGCTAAAGGGAAAAAAAGTATTGGTGGTAAATACTGCATCAAAATGTGGATTGACGGGTCAGTATGAGCAGCTGGAAGCCATTTATAAAAAATATGGAGGTGATGATTTTGTGATCATTGGTTTTCCTGCTAATAATTTTATGAAACAAGAGCCGGGATCTGCGGAGGAAATTAGATCCTTCTGTACGAAAAAATATGGTGTGACTTTTCCCATGATGGCTAAGGTATCTGTGAAAGGTGAAGATATGGCGCCCATTTATCAGTGGTTAACGCAGAAGAAACGTAATGGAGTGGAGGATAGTGGTGTGAAATGGAATTTTCAGAAGTATCTGATTGATGAAAAAGGTAAGTTGGTAAAAGTGTTGTCTCCCCGTACTTCTCCTGATGATCAGGAAATTATAAAATGGATTGAAGGAAAAAGTTAA
- a CDS encoding threonine aldolase family protein yields the protein MSRLRGFASDNNSGVHPDVMRALQNVNVGHAVGYGDDDITQRTILKFKEIFGTETDVFFAYNGTGANVMAIQALAKPYHAVICPETAHINVDECGAPEKHAGCKLLPVKTDDGKLTVEGIKAYMHGIDFEHHSQPRLVSITQATELGTLYSIREIETIAAYVHQNNMYLHMDGARIANAAASLGCSFKEMTVDAGVDVLSFGGTKNGLMFGEAVLFFHQNTQAVKYIRKQSAQLHSKMRYTAAQFEALLSNELWYKNASHANEMARKLAAKLGEIPEIRITQKVESNGVFAIVPEEIIEALQQEFFFYMWDPDKSEVRWMTSFDTQEEDIDTFVGLIKEKIAVLA from the coding sequence ATGTCAAGATTAAGAGGCTTTGCCAGCGATAATAATTCGGGAGTGCATCCTGATGTGATGCGTGCTTTGCAAAATGTAAATGTGGGTCATGCAGTGGGCTATGGTGATGATGATATTACTCAGAGAACCATCCTTAAATTTAAAGAAATATTCGGAACAGAGACAGATGTTTTTTTTGCTTATAATGGTACCGGAGCCAATGTGATGGCTATTCAGGCTCTAGCGAAACCTTATCATGCAGTAATATGTCCAGAAACAGCCCATATTAATGTGGATGAGTGTGGTGCGCCGGAAAAACACGCCGGATGTAAACTTTTGCCAGTTAAGACAGATGACGGTAAATTGACAGTGGAGGGGATAAAAGCGTATATGCATGGTATTGACTTTGAGCATCACTCTCAACCTAGGTTGGTTAGTATTACACAGGCTACAGAATTAGGTACATTATATTCTATCCGCGAAATTGAAACCATTGCAGCATATGTGCACCAAAATAACATGTACTTACATATGGATGGCGCGAGAATTGCTAATGCAGCCGCTTCCTTGGGATGTTCTTTTAAAGAAATGACAGTGGATGCTGGTGTTGATGTGCTTTCATTTGGCGGAACTAAAAATGGATTGATGTTTGGTGAAGCTGTGTTGTTTTTTCATCAAAATACACAAGCGGTAAAATATATTCGTAAGCAGTCAGCGCAGCTGCATTCTAAGATGAGATATACGGCCGCTCAGTTTGAAGCACTGCTTAGCAATGAATTATGGTATAAAAACGCTAGTCATGCCAATGAAATGGCCCGCAAACTAGCCGCTAAGCTTGGTGAAATACCCGAAATAAGAATCACTCAGAAGGTAGAAAGTAATGGTGTGTTTGCCATTGTTCCCGAAGAGATTATTGAAGCCCTGCAACAAGAATTTTTCTTTTATATGTGGGATCCTGACAAGTCAGAAGTGAGATGGATGACTTCATTTGATACGCAGGAGGAAGATATTGACACCTTCGTGGGCTTAATTAAAGAAAAAATTGCTGTTTTAGCTTAA
- a CDS encoding acyl-CoA thioesterase, whose protein sequence is MENCVFQLEFKVRDYECDLQGIVNNAVYQNYLEHARHEFLQTVGLNFKDLNDRGIKAVVARADLQYKFPLQSNDRFVVKLRCEQKGVRTMFYQNIYRLPDEKLCLKGIITSTTLVNGKLAICDEIVKAIQI, encoded by the coding sequence ATGGAGAATTGTGTGTTTCAATTGGAATTTAAAGTTAGAGATTATGAGTGCGATCTCCAAGGGATTGTTAATAATGCCGTGTATCAAAATTATTTAGAACATGCACGACACGAATTTTTGCAAACAGTGGGACTGAATTTTAAGGATTTAAATGACCGTGGGATAAAAGCTGTTGTAGCCAGAGCTGATTTGCAGTATAAATTTCCCTTACAAAGTAATGATCGTTTTGTTGTCAAATTGAGATGTGAACAAAAAGGCGTGCGGACTATGTTCTATCAAAATATTTATAGATTGCCTGACGAAAAATTGTGCTTAAAGGGGATCATCACCAGCACAACATTAGTAAATGGTAAGTTAGCCATTTGTGATGAGATCGTAAAGGCAATACAAATTTAA
- a CDS encoding glycosyltransferase, whose protein sequence is MDDNLAIVVPCYNEFERLPKDEFISFMKKNTRCKIVFSDDGSKDNTLQLLKEIKESCPQRIFINVLESNGGKAAAVRSGVLYCYKHNLDFDKIAFLDSDLATSLKACVKVSKHIKKI, encoded by the coding sequence ATGGATGATAATTTAGCAATAGTAGTACCATGTTATAATGAGTTTGAGCGTCTTCCAAAAGATGAGTTTATTTCTTTTATGAAAAAAAATACCCGTTGTAAAATTGTGTTTTCCGACGACGGATCTAAGGATAACACGCTGCAGCTATTAAAAGAAATAAAAGAAAGTTGCCCCCAGCGTATCTTTATTAATGTGCTGGAAAGTAATGGAGGGAAGGCCGCAGCTGTAAGGAGTGGTGTTTTATATTGCTATAAGCATAATCTGGATTTTGATAAAATTGCGTTTTTAGATTCGGATTTGGCTACTTCGCTTAAAGCTTGTGTTAAAGTAAGTAAGCATATAAAAAAAATATAG
- a CDS encoding glycosyltransferase family protein, with protein MATIISIILGVEVYDTQCGCKVFKRELAQVIFKEQFISKWLFDVELFFRIKRLYNADQMSKIAREIPLKAWVDKDDSKVKMTYFLKMWLDLYRINKLYNVRIKKSV; from the coding sequence GTGGCTACAATAATTTCTATTATTTTGGGAGTTGAGGTGTACGATACACAATGTGGATGTAAAGTCTTTAAAAGAGAATTGGCACAAGTTATTTTTAAAGAGCAGTTTATATCTAAATGGCTTTTTGATGTGGAACTTTTTTTTAGGATAAAAAGGTTATATAATGCGGATCAAATGAGTAAGATTGCGCGAGAAATTCCATTGAAAGCATGGGTGGATAAAGACGATTCTAAAGTAAAAATGACGTACTTCTTGAAAATGTGGCTCGATTTATATCGTATAAATAAATTATATAATGTCAGAATTAAAAAAAGTGTTTGA
- a CDS encoding ArnT family glycosyltransferase: MSELKKVFDSEKFFRNSVVGILLLRLLLNAVLPLMDKTEARYAEIARLMYETNNWITPQIDYGVPFWAKPPLNTWLSALSMNIFGVNEFAVRFPAFLLSVLVVFLLCKLVKDKRKSFFVIAFVMFTLPQFLLHAGVVSTDTSLLMSITLVMVAFWKQINSTRKNIWGYLLFVGVGLGLLAKGPIVIILTAPPLFVWVLLFGQFKNLLTRIPWLIGLPILALTAIPWYVLAEKNSEGFIDYFIVGEHFKRFFDSSWKGDKYGFPKTQPLGIVWLFLLGMALPWVQMIFVKLWKDRKNVVKNKWLVFLLGWLLWTPMFFTISKSLIHTYVLPVMPPIALIVFYYWDELKNKKAGVIISLVLPCLAALTLMLGLVNNNFEKYSNTDKYLIEDYWDSSEPLYYLGTKSYSSQFYSNGKVKSLSIEELKEKMKQQDPFQIIISDRTLRKQKELDIAPLSVEGTSMKNKIYSYH; the protein is encoded by the coding sequence ATGTCAGAATTAAAAAAAGTGTTTGATAGCGAAAAGTTCTTTAGAAATAGTGTTGTTGGAATCCTTCTCTTGCGATTGTTGTTAAATGCTGTTTTGCCATTGATGGATAAAACAGAGGCTCGTTATGCTGAAATTGCCAGATTGATGTACGAAACCAATAACTGGATCACCCCCCAAATTGATTATGGTGTTCCGTTTTGGGCAAAACCACCCTTGAATACCTGGCTATCTGCTTTGAGTATGAATATTTTTGGTGTGAATGAGTTTGCAGTGCGTTTTCCTGCATTTTTGTTGAGTGTACTGGTGGTTTTCCTGCTTTGTAAACTGGTCAAGGATAAGCGAAAAAGCTTTTTTGTGATCGCCTTTGTTATGTTTACTCTACCTCAATTTTTGTTGCATGCAGGTGTGGTTTCAACAGATACCAGCTTGTTGATGTCTATCACATTGGTAATGGTTGCTTTTTGGAAACAAATCAATAGTACCCGTAAAAATATATGGGGGTATCTGCTCTTTGTGGGGGTGGGACTTGGTTTGCTGGCAAAAGGACCTATCGTTATTATCCTTACTGCACCTCCTCTTTTTGTTTGGGTATTATTGTTCGGGCAGTTCAAAAATTTGCTAACGCGTATTCCATGGCTCATTGGTTTGCCAATATTGGCATTGACAGCTATTCCTTGGTATGTTCTGGCAGAGAAGAATAGTGAGGGGTTTATTGATTATTTTATCGTAGGGGAGCACTTTAAACGTTTTTTTGATTCTTCGTGGAAGGGCGATAAATATGGTTTTCCGAAGACACAGCCCCTCGGGATCGTTTGGCTATTTTTGTTGGGAATGGCTTTGCCATGGGTGCAAATGATTTTTGTGAAACTATGGAAGGATAGAAAAAATGTTGTAAAAAATAAGTGGTTGGTATTTCTATTGGGATGGCTGTTGTGGACACCAATGTTTTTTACCATTTCTAAAAGTTTGATACATACCTATGTGTTACCTGTCATGCCTCCTATTGCGCTCATTGTTTTTTATTATTGGGATGAGCTGAAGAATAAAAAAGCAGGCGTTATTATTAGTTTGGTATTGCCGTGTTTAGCTGCGCTGACTTTAATGCTTGGTTTGGTAAATAATAATTTTGAAAAATATAGCAATACAGATAAATATCTTATTGAGGATTATTGGGATAGCAGTGAACCCCTATATTATTTGGGAACAAAGAGTTATTCAAGCCAGTTTTATAGTAATGGTAAGGTGAAAAGTTTGAGCATCGAAGAACTGAAAGAGAAAATGAAGCAGCAGGATCCCTTTCAAATAATTATATCAGACAGAACATTAAGGAAACAAAAGGAGTTAGATATTGCTCCTTTGTCTGTAGAAGGTACTTCGATGAAGAATAAAATCTATTCCTACCATTGA
- a CDS encoding ArsR/SmtB family transcription factor yields the protein MSFKLEVESVKQQRIARYAKALGHPVRIYVLNLLSQQACCYSGDLTEELSIAKSTLSQHLKELKEAGLIQGEIETPRIKYCINKKNWAEAQLLFKEFLRI from the coding sequence ATGAGTTTTAAATTAGAAGTAGAGTCCGTAAAGCAACAACGTATAGCCAGGTATGCCAAAGCTCTTGGGCATCCGGTTCGAATTTATGTTTTGAACCTGCTTTCGCAACAAGCTTGTTGTTATAGCGGTGACTTAACGGAAGAGTTAAGTATTGCCAAATCTACCCTGTCGCAGCATTTAAAAGAGCTGAAGGAGGCAGGACTAATACAGGGAGAAATAGAAACCCCCCGAATTAAATATTGTATTAATAAGAAAAATTGGGCGGAAGCCCAGCTTTTATTTAAGGAGTTCTTAAGAATCTAA
- a CDS encoding thioredoxin family protein: MEIQVLGTGCAKCKSLEKVTREAVEQLGIEASVTKVEDIVKIMEFGVMTTPALVVDGKVVLKGSVPKLDQLKKLLQ; encoded by the coding sequence ATGGAAATTCAAGTATTGGGCACCGGATGTGCCAAGTGTAAAAGCCTGGAAAAGGTAACAAGAGAAGCTGTTGAACAATTGGGTATTGAGGCCAGTGTAACAAAAGTGGAAGACATTGTTAAAATCATGGAGTTTGGCGTTATGACAACACCTGCTTTGGTGGTGGATGGTAAGGTCGTATTAAAGGGTAGCGTGCCTAAATTGGATCAGTTAAAAAAACTTTTACAATAA
- a CDS encoding nitrophenyl compound nitroreductase subunit ArsF family protein has translation MKVTTKQLIKLLSMALLSLGIQSCTSSTANQKTVQETASCCDQKVKTEASTSCCAETNVDSTACCSSETNVQSSEVQAYYFHATRRCATCMAVEKVTAETLNEKYDGKVSFTSINREEDKENPLLAKYKVEGQTLIVVKGDQVVNLTNVAFMNARTNPDKLQDKLVLTVEAMLN, from the coding sequence ATGAAAGTAACAACAAAACAACTTATTAAGCTATTATCAATGGCGCTTTTAAGCCTGGGTATTCAAAGTTGTACATCTAGTACCGCGAACCAAAAGACGGTTCAAGAAACTGCTTCATGCTGTGATCAAAAAGTGAAAACAGAGGCTTCAACATCGTGCTGTGCCGAGACTAATGTCGACTCAACAGCGTGTTGCTCTTCCGAAACCAATGTTCAATCAAGTGAGGTGCAAGCTTATTATTTCCATGCAACACGCCGTTGTGCTACTTGTATGGCTGTGGAAAAGGTTACTGCAGAAACACTTAATGAAAAATATGATGGCAAAGTGTCTTTTACATCTATCAATCGCGAAGAGGATAAAGAGAATCCTTTGCTTGCTAAATATAAGGTGGAAGGACAAACTTTGATTGTAGTAAAAGGAGACCAGGTAGTGAACCTTACCAATGTTGCATTTATGAATGCTCGTACTAATCCAGATAAGTTACAAGATAAATTGGTATTAACGGTTGAAGCCATGTTAAACTAA
- a CDS encoding aromatic aminobenezylarsenical efflux permease ArsG family transporter: protein MEEVLSNILENSQIPFVSAFILGLMTAISPCPMATNITAIGFIGKDIERKRTVFFNGLVYTLGRGISYTLLGILFFLGAGQFRLTGFLQEWGEKMLGPLLIIIGLFMLGIIKISIPGVSGLSDKMENKANKGFWGVLLLGIVFALAFCPYSGVLFFGMLIPMTVSSVSGLYLPIVYAFATGIPVIVFAWILAFSVGSVGKMYDGMKNFERWFRRVVSIVFIGVGMYYSFLYLL, encoded by the coding sequence ATGGAAGAAGTATTAAGTAACATTTTGGAGAATTCTCAAATTCCTTTTGTGTCTGCTTTTATCCTGGGATTAATGACCGCCATTAGTCCATGTCCGATGGCTACAAATATTACAGCCATCGGTTTTATAGGTAAGGATATAGAGCGTAAAAGAACTGTTTTTTTTAACGGACTTGTTTATACCCTGGGACGAGGTATTAGTTATACTTTATTGGGTATATTATTCTTTTTGGGAGCAGGTCAATTTCGTTTAACCGGCTTTTTACAGGAATGGGGAGAAAAGATGCTTGGCCCCTTGCTCATTATAATCGGCTTGTTTATGTTGGGTATCATCAAGATAAGTATACCCGGCGTTTCTGGTTTAAGTGATAAAATGGAGAATAAGGCTAATAAGGGATTCTGGGGTGTCTTGCTGCTGGGAATCGTTTTCGCACTGGCTTTTTGTCCCTATAGCGGTGTCTTGTTTTTTGGAATGTTGATCCCAATGACTGTTAGTAGTGTTAGCGGACTTTATTTGCCTATTGTATATGCTTTTGCCACTGGTATTCCTGTGATTGTTTTTGCATGGATACTCGCTTTTAGTGTTGGTTCCGTTGGTAAGATGTATGATGGTATGAAAAATTTTGAGCGTTGGTTTCGAAGAGTCGTATCCATCGTATTTATCGGCGTAGGGATGTATTACTCATTTCTATATCTCTTGTAA